CAAAAACAGAAAGTTGTGGAGAGATGTTTTCATCATAAATCACAACCTGAGGTCTTTGTAGCCACTTTTCAATGACAGCCAACAAGTGCTCATCTGGGCTTATATTTGGTATCTCAACACCGGCGAAAATAAACCCTAAAAGAGCACTTTGTACAAGAACAATCCATGCGCAGGTGCCAATCCAGCCGATTTTGAGCGATCCTTTGATTCTAACACCTCCAGTACTTTCTCTGGTTCCCAGCTACCAATTCCCACCTTTACAAGGTTTGCAACAATGCTTCGTACCATACCACGCAGGTAAGATATTCCTTCTACTCTCACCAGTATAAGGTTTTTTCTGAGTCTCACGATCCGGATGTTCGTAATCGTTCTCTCAGTTCTCGTATCCTCTTCTCCTTTTTTGCTCAGAGCGGTAAAATCATGCGTACCAATAAGATATTTTGCACCTTGTCTCATCTTCGAGATGTCTAATTCGTACGGAAACCACCAAGTGTACTTTCTTAGGAATATGTCGTTCATCTTAGAGTTTAAAATAAAGTAATGGTAAATCCTACACTTTGCTTCGTACCTGGGATTAAAATTATCGCTTACAAACCAAACCTTCTTTACATAAATGTCCTTTGGCAGATTGGCATTTAATGCGTTTCTTATATCTGACTCTGAAAGCTTATCATTTGGGCAATCGAATGCTGCAACCTGCCCGGTTGCATGAACTCCCGTATCTGTGCGACCTGCAGCATACGTTTGAATAGGGATTTTAAACACACGTTCGAGAGCTTTTTCAAGCTCTCCTTGTACAGTTCTTACACTATTTTGACGTTGATAGCCAAAAAAATCTGAGCCATCGTATGCAAATTCTATAGCGACTCTTCTCATATGTTTATTATACGCCCACCTCCAGATTTTTTGCCAGCAACTAAGGCCATCTTGGCTTTGTTCAAGATTTCTTCTAAATTTACAGCATCCACAGGATATTTCACAACAGCGCCTGTAATACTCACAAAAGGATATTTCTCTTTAATGTTTTCAATAACCTTTTGAACAAGAATCATCGCATCCGACTTGCTCTTAGTCCAAAGTAGGACCATGAATTCGTCTCCAGTTCGAGTATACAACCCGTAGTTCTTTATTTCGTCTTCTATCGCATTCTTAATCTCTCTTAGTATTTCATCTCCAATGGTGAAACCCTTTTCAAGGTTTATTCTGCCGAAGTTGTCTATATCTAAGTGTATGAATGAAAATGTTCGCTTCGTTTCTATTGCCCTTACCATTTCTTCAACAAACTCAGAAACCGTCGATTCTTCTGCATAGTGTCCAGCAAATAAACTCTTATACTTGCTCTCCTTAACAATTTGAACAAATTGCCAAGCAAAGAATTTTGATAGTTCGATCTCCCTCTTTGTTGGTCTCAAACCGTTTACTGGTTTATCAAAACTTATGTATCCGACGGTTCTATTATTTGACACCAATGGAACCAGGAACAAATCGTCAGGATCCCAGGCATTGTCGGCGTCAAGTGCTGCATAATCCGAAGGTTTAAAAATGTAAGTTTGATCTAAAGCGATACTGCCCTTTGGAATGAAGTATACTCCTCCCAAATCAAATCGACTCTGCATGAGTAAAAGAGTATCTTTTATTTGAGGTTGTTTGCTTCTTAGCATTTCGAAATCTTCATCTTTTATTCCGTACTTTGAAACTCTTATAACCCTACCTGATTTGTAGTCGAAAAGGTTCAATAACGCTGCGGAAAACCCTATCAATTTGCATTCTACCTCGAGAAGGTCATTCATTATTCTATCCACATCCTCTGAACCGATTTTTTCTAAAACATCCGGTATTTTTGAAAGATTCTCAATTTCTCTTCTAATTTCATCCTGCTCGTATTTTAATTGTTGATACCATACCTGTGCTGTAACAGTGTAGTAAAGCTGGACCAAAAAACCGGCATATAATAGAAGTGTAAAGACCAAGTAAGAGAATTTGACTTCCGGGAGAAGATAAATTGTTGTAACTATAAGTGAAGCGTAAAGGCCCAAAACAAAGACAATCAAGGCTACGATGATGTAGTTCTTCAATTTTGTTCGTGTGAAAAAGTATACATAAACGAAACTTAAAAGAACATTAGTGGCGAAAAAGCCTATTGCGAAATATATTAATGAAAGATAATCAAAAACAGACCGTTTAAACAGGAAAGTACCAACTGAAATCTGAAGAAACTCAAAGCTGAGCCGGAGTAGTTTCCTATCCCAGGAAACATTCTTATTGATTGTACTTGTGATTAAAGAAAGCACCAATATTGTTTCAGGACTTATGAAAGGGATTAAAAAGATGTACAAAAAAGGTTTTGCAGTAAATCTGATTCCACCAATAGGAATCTCGATATACTGAGCAACAATCATGGCTACTAATACCGGCACAATGATACGCACATCAT
The DNA window shown above is from Fervidobacterium changbaicum and carries:
- the truA gene encoding tRNA pseudouridine(38-40) synthase TruA; this translates as MRRVAIEFAYDGSDFFGYQRQNSVRTVQGELEKALERVFKIPIQTYAAGRTDTGVHATGQVAAFDCPNDKLSESDIRNALNANLPKDIYVKKVWFVSDNFNPRYEAKCRIYHYFILNSKMNDIFLRKYTWWFPYELDISKMRQGAKYLIGTHDFTALSKKGEEDTRTERTITNIRIVRLRKNLILVRVEGISYLRGMVRSIVANLVKVGIGSWEPEKVLEVLESKDRSKSAGLAPAHGLFLYKVLF
- a CDS encoding GGDEF domain-containing protein, with the translated sequence MNKKALIFVSSLFMASFVLLFFSKPFVFSYDVRIIVPVLVAMIVAQYIEIPIGGIRFTAKPFLYIFLIPFISPETILVLSLITSTINKNVSWDRKLLRLSFEFLQISVGTFLFKRSVFDYLSLIYFAIGFFATNVLLSFVYVYFFTRTKLKNYIIVALIVFVLGLYASLIVTTIYLLPEVKFSYLVFTLLLYAGFLVQLYYTVTAQVWYQQLKYEQDEIRREIENLSKIPDVLEKIGSEDVDRIMNDLLEVECKLIGFSAALLNLFDYKSGRVIRVSKYGIKDEDFEMLRSKQPQIKDTLLLMQSRFDLGGVYFIPKGSIALDQTYIFKPSDYAALDADNAWDPDDLFLVPLVSNNRTVGYISFDKPVNGLRPTKREIELSKFFAWQFVQIVKESKYKSLFAGHYAEESTVSEFVEEMVRAIETKRTFSFIHLDIDNFGRINLEKGFTIGDEILREIKNAIEDEIKNYGLYTRTGDEFMVLLWTKSKSDAMILVQKVIENIKEKYPFVSITGAVVKYPVDAVNLEEILNKAKMALVAGKKSGGGRIINI